The Candidatus Melainabacteria bacterium RIFOXYA2_FULL_32_9 genome segment AAATTGTAGATAAAGTTAAAATTGTTGATTTTGAAGATCGAAAAATGTTAAAAGCTATGGGAGATTCATTATTTAAACCTGTAGATGATAGTCAAAAACCTATTGATTCTGAAAACTATCAAATTAATCAAGGAGCTTTGGAATCTTCTAACGCTAATGTGGTTGAATGTATGATTAAATCAATAGAGGCAATGAGAGCTTATGAAAATTTGACAAAAAATATAGAAACGGTAAATAGGGGTCTTAGTAAAACTATAAATGAAGTTGGACGTATTAAAAGATAGATAATTAAAACATAAAGGGTTGGAGGTTTGATATGTTAAGGGCATTAACCACAGCAGCAACAGGTATGGTAGCACAACAAATGAATATTGATGTTATATCAAACAACCTGGCTAACGTTAATACTACAGGTTATAAAAAAGTTAGAACTGAATTTCAGGATTTACTTTCTCAAACATTAAAAGCACCTGGAGCTCAGGGAGCTCAAGGTACAAATCAACCTGTAGGTATACAAATAGGTTTAGGTACAAGAACATCAGCAACTAATAGAATTTTCACAGAAGGCGTTATGAAATCAACCGGAAATAAGCTTGATGTAGCAATAGAAGGTGATGGATTTTTACAAGTACAACTTGATGATGGTACTCCTGCTTATACTCGTGATGGTAGTTTAAAAATAGATGGTAATGGGCAATTAACCACTAGTGATGGTTTTATTGTCCAACCACAAGTTACAATTCCAGCTAATGCAACAGATATAACCATAACATCTGACGGAAGAGTATCAATAAAAACAGCTGGTGATACTGCTCAAACAGAAGTTGGTAGTTTACAACTTGCTAAATTTGCTAATCCTGCAGGTTTAGAAGCAATTGGTAAAAATCTTTACAAAGAAACATCTGGTTCAGGAACAGCTATTCAAGGAACAGCAGGGCAAGAAGGCTTTGGAAGTTTACAACAAAATTTCTTGGAAGGCTCTAATGTTCAAGTAGTTGAGGAGTTAATAAGTTTAATTCAAGCTGAACGTGCTTTTGAAGTTAATTCTAAGTTAATTACAGCTGCTGATAATATGCTTAAAAATGTTAACCGTATCGGTTAATAAATAATTCTTAAGGGGATTGGGAAAATTGGGAAATATAATTAAAACAGTAATGATAAGTTTAGCTTTTCTAATTAGTGTAGTTGGAAAAGCTAATGCTGCTGTTTTAGATTCTCAATTTATTATTAATCAAATTAAAAAAGATGTTACTAAACAAATTAGCTCTATGGTAAGTGGAAGAATAGAAATAGAAGTAACTAATATCCCATATAAAACAATTGAAGTGCCTGAAGGAAAAGTTGATATAGTTGCTTCATCTAACTTACAACATTTTAGTTCTCTTACAGTGGCTAGAGTTGAAATCTTAGTTAATGGTGAAAAAATTAAATCCTTTGGAACACCAATAAAAATATCTGTTTATGACAAAGTTTGGGTCGCTAAAGATGTAATAGATAGAGGTAAAAGTTTATCCGGTTCTAATATTGCTCTTGAAAAAAAAGAAATTACTTTAATGGCTGAAACCGCAGTAAGAGAAGATTTTTCTCCTTTTAATTGTTCAGTTAAGAAAACTTTTAAACCTGGAGATATTATTGATACAAGATATGTAGAGAAAATACCTCTTATTATAAAAAATAGTCCGATTTCTATAGTTTTCAAATCATCAGACATAACAATTACAATGTCTGCAGAGGCTCTTGATAATGGAAAAATAGGTGATTATATCAGAGTTAGAAGTAAACAATATAAAAAAGATTATATAGGTAGGGTTATAAGTGCAAATACCGTTATGGTAAATATATAAGGTCTGGAAAAAATGAGAAATAAATTATCAAAAACATTAATATCATTAATAATTATAACTACAGCTAATAACACTGTATTTGCTGAATCATTATTTAAAACAGGTGTTTCTCAAAATGTTTATACTATACAACCAAGACCTTTATTTAGTACAGTCAGAGCAAAAAGTATCGGTGATTTAGTGACTGTTTTGATAGATCAAGAGATTACAGCATCTGATGATGTACAACTTAATGTTAAAAAATCATCAGATACCACAGATAATTTCTCCACTACTTTAAACACAATCTTACCAAGTGGAATTAAAAGATTTCTTCCTAATAACTCTGTGCCAAATATGGATGATTTTGGTGGTGGTTCAGAAACAAAAAACCAGACAAGTTTAGCAAGAACATCAAAATTAAAAGATGTAATAACAACACAGGTTGTCCAAATATTACCTAATGGAAATCTTGTAGTTCAAGGTAAAAAAATAGCAATGAATGCCGGTGAAAGAGTAGATGTGGTAATAAGTGGAATAATTGATCCTAGATTACTTGATAATATGGGAAGAATTGATTCAAGTTTAGTTGCAAATTTACAGGTAGCGGTTGTTGGAAAGGGAACAGTATCAAGATCTGATTCAGAAGGCACTGTAAATAAGATGTTTAGATATTTATTCTAAAATTGGAGATGGTTTGGGAATGAGATACATAGCTTTATTATTAATAACAGTATTAATTAGTTTAAACTTTACAGCACTGGAAGCTCAGGCTGGAAGAGTAAGAATTAAAGATATTACTCATATTGAAGGAATAAGAGATAACCAGTTAGTAGGTTATGGTGTAGTTGTAGGCCTTCCAGGAACCGGTGATAACAGTAAATCAACACAAATTACTAACCAGGCTTTACTATCAAATCTTGGTATGGTTATTGAAAGTAGTAACGATATTAAAAAAGGTAATACAGCAGCTGTTATTGTAATAGCTAATATTCCTGCTTTTGCAAAAGCAGGAGATAAAATAGATGTTATCGTTTCATCATTGGCTGATGCTAAAAGTTTAGAAGGTGGTGTATTAATACAAACCCAATTAGTAGCACCTAATGGTGAAGTTGTTGCTGTAGCTCAAGGACCTATTAGTACCGGTGGAACAGATGTTTCTGCTTCAGGAAGCAGTGTAAGGACCAGTATTACAACATCAGGTAGAGTTCCAAATGGTGCAATTGTTGAAAGAGATATAAATACTGAGATTGGTGATGAATCTGGAATTAGATTGATATTAAATAGACCTGATTTCACTATGGCAGCCAGATTATCACAGGTTGTTAACGAAAATATAGCGTCTGCTAAAGCTATTGATGCAAGTACTATACAAATAACACTTCCTAATAAATTTGTAGATGACAGAATTAGCTTTATATCAATTCTGGAAAATTTAACTGTTCAAAGTGGTGATTCAATAGCAAAAGTAATAATAAATGAACGTACGGGAACGGTTGTTATTGGTAATAATGTTAAACTTCTTCCTGCTGCTGTAGCTCACGGCAATTTAACTGTAACTGTAACCACTAGAAATGAAGTTTCTCAACCAAACGAATTTGGAGAAGGAACCACACAAGCAGTTCAAAATAGTGATATTACTGTTAACAAACAAAATGGAAGACTGGTTGAAGTTTCTGCAAATACTACATTAAGTGAGCTTGTAGCATCATTAAATACAATAGGTGTAACTCCTTACGATCTTATATCTATATTGCAAGCTTTAAAAGAAGCAGGTAGTTTACAAGCAACTTTAGAAATAATTTAAAAGGATAAATAACAATGAATCCAATAGACATAAGTATGGCAAGATTTAACTTACAGAATCAAAAAATGGAAAATCTGGAAAGATTCTCTAATTTAAATAGTCAAAAAAATCTTAGAGAAGAATCTTTAAGAAAAACCGCAAGTGACTTTGAAGCTGTGTTTATAAAACAATTTCTTGAAACAATGGATTCAACTGTTAGAAAATCAGAACTTTTTCATGGGGGACAAGCAGAAAATATCTTTAAATCAATGTTAAATGATGAAGTAGCTAAAAATATTGCTTCAAATCCAACAACATCATTTGGACTTGCAGAGCAAATTTATCAACAAATGAAAGATAGAATTTAGGGAAAAATAAGTTAGGGAGATGGGATAAATGGTAAGCGGTATTTCAGAGATAAATTCTCTTCAGTTATTAAGAGCTACACAAGCTTTTAAAAGTGCTATAAAAGCATCCTTAAATACACCTGGTAATGAACTTATAGAAGATGTAGAAGTAAAAGTTTCTTTATCTCAAGAAAGTCAAAATAAAATTAATAGTGCAAAAAACAATAATCCTGAAGTGGAAAAGGTTTTATCTTCTCAAAATACAGAATATATAAATGAAATAAAGGAATATGCAAATAAATGTGGAAATACTAACATAAATGAAGAAGATATAAATTATGCTAAGCGTTATGGACGCAGCATTTTAGTTGATATGGTGGGTTAAATACAGAATTACCAGAACTCTTGATAAATTTAGGGGAGTAAAAAATGAAAACAGAGATATTAGAACTTGAAGAAGTATTAAATAAGGAAATAGAAGCCTATTCTAAGTTAGAAAAATATATTCTCGACAAAAAAGACAGTTTAATTAGTGGTGATATTGAAAAACTAAGAAATATTGACTATGAAATTGAGAAATTTAACTCAGAAACAGGTATTTTAGAAGGTAAAAGAGCTAAAATTGCGTCAAAATTTGGACATGAAAATCTTTCATTAAGAGAAATTATTAAAAAAATAGAAAAAGAAGATAAAGCAGAAAAAATATCAGGTTTGAGAATAAAACTAAAAAATTTAGCTGAAAATATACAAAGACAGAATAAAATTAATAATCAATTAATAAAACATTCTCTTAATATACTTGAGTTTTCAATTGTATCTATTGCTAATGCACTTATGCCGGAAGCATCAGCTTATAATAATTTTGGAAAAATAAATAATAATCAACAAAGTAAAGGAGTAAGTTCCATAAACCATGAAATATAAAGGTTTATACAGATAGAAACTATAACTAAATTAATTTGGGAGATTTGGGTAAAAAATGAGTTTATTTGGAATTTTTAATTCACATAGATCTATATTGCTTAATCAAGCTGCAATTAACTTGATTAATAACAATATAGCTAATATTAATACACCCGGGTATAGTAAACAAAGATTAGAACTCTCCCAACAAGTGACTGTAGATTCAGGAGTAAATACAACTATTTCAAGAACGCAATCCGGAGCAGGTGCAGTTATTGATAATATTACAAGAAATAGAGATGCTTACCTGGATGCATATTTTAGAAAAGAAACGACTGGTTTATCTTTTTATAAAGAATTAAACGAAACCGCTTCATTAATGGAAGATATTACTAATGAACTTGGAGATACTGGTATTAATCAGGCTCTTAATGAATTTTATAATACAGCTCATGAATTAAGTATAAATCCAAATGACTCGATAATAAGAAATAATCTTGTACAAAAAGCAAAGGATTTATGTAATAAGTTTAATTTAACATATGATAGATTGGATGATTTAAGATCCAACCTTGTTGGAGATGCTACTAATCCTGCAACTCTTAGTACAAGTAAAATAGCTTTAGATGTTAATGATTTAAATGTTAAACTATCAGCACTTGCAAATATAAATAAAACGATATGTGATTCATCTTCACAAGGAGCACCTCCAAATGGCCTTTTAGATCAAAGAGATATTTTGCTTGACCAGATTGCTGAATATATTCCAATTACTGTAACACAAGGATCTAATAGCCTAGTGACAGTATCTTTAAATGGTGTGGATCTAGTTAAAAATAAAGAACAAGTTGGGTTTTTTAATGTAGCTACAGGAACTACAAGTGATCCGGCTACATTAAGAATATTAGATGAAGATAATAATATCGTGGTAGCAAATGCAAATTCTTCAATAACCTCCGGTAAAATAGGTGCAATACTTGAGATGGGAGGTTCTGATTCTAGTAAACTAAATATTTATAATGTTCTTACAGAGTTAAATACTTTGGCCAGGGAATTTTCTAGAGAAATAAATACTATACATCAAGGTGGTCAATATATAGATACTTCAGTTAGTCCAAATCAATTAGCTCTTGTTTCTGCAGCTCCTTTTGATATTTTTGTAGAACAAGACGGAGTTGATACTGCTACTTATGCAGATTTAACAGCAGGTAATATTAAAGTTAATCAAGATATAATAGATGATGTATTTAAAATAGCAGCAGCTGGAGCCACTTCTGCGGTTAATGAAACTGGGGATGGAAGCAATGCTCTTGTAATGGCTGAATTTAGAAATACTAAAATAGCTGCTCTTAATAGTTCGAGTACAGAATCATACCTAAACGCAGTTGTTGGAAATCTTGGTATTCAAGTAAAAAGCGTTCAGGATAACTATGAATCACAAGATACAATTGTTCAACAAATTAGCAGTAAAAGAGAATCTACCATAGGTGTTAATTTAGACGAAGAGTTAGCAGATTTAATAAGGTTTCAAAGATCTTTTGAGGCTTCTGCTAAAGTTCTTACTGTGGTAAATGAAGCTATGCAGAGAATTATAAATCTTGCAGGCTAGTACAATTCTTGATTAAAAATAAGAGGAGATCGAAAAATAATGATTCTTACAAGAGTAACAAATAAATCAATGAGTAACATCATTATTAATAATCTATTAACAAATCGCTCAAAACTATATGAGCTTCAAGAACAGATATCTTCAGGAAAGTTGGTAACAAAACCTTCTCAGAATCCAGCAAATGCAATGAGTATTTTATCTGATAAATCTTCTCTTTCTCAGATGGAGAATTACATAAAAAATATAGAACAAGTACAATCAGAACTTGAGATTACAGATAGGTCTATATTAAGTGCTGTAGATGTTGTACATAGAGCAAGAGAATTAACTGTACAGGCTTCAAATATGAGTAGTGGATCAAATGAATTATCAGCTATTAATTTTGAAGTAGAACAATTAATAAATCAGGTTAAAGACTTAGGTAATACGAAATATGGAAGTAAATACATA includes the following:
- a CDS encoding flagellar basal-body rod protein FlgG, whose amino-acid sequence is MLRALTTAATGMVAQQMNIDVISNNLANVNTTGYKKVRTEFQDLLSQTLKAPGAQGAQGTNQPVGIQIGLGTRTSATNRIFTEGVMKSTGNKLDVAIEGDGFLQVQLDDGTPAYTRDGSLKIDGNGQLTTSDGFIVQPQVTIPANATDITITSDGRVSIKTAGDTAQTEVGSLQLAKFANPAGLEAIGKNLYKETSGSGTAIQGTAGQEGFGSLQQNFLEGSNVQVVEELISLIQAERAFEVNSKLITAADNMLKNVNRIG
- a CDS encoding flagella basal body P-ring formation protein FlgA, which codes for MGNIIKTVMISLAFLISVVGKANAAVLDSQFIINQIKKDVTKQISSMVSGRIEIEVTNIPYKTIEVPEGKVDIVASSNLQHFSSLTVARVEILVNGEKIKSFGTPIKISVYDKVWVAKDVIDRGKSLSGSNIALEKKEITLMAETAVREDFSPFNCSVKKTFKPGDIIDTRYVEKIPLIIKNSPISIVFKSSDITITMSAEALDNGKIGDYIRVRSKQYKKDYIGRVISANTVMVNI
- a CDS encoding flagellar hook-associated protein FlgK gives rise to the protein MSLFGIFNSHRSILLNQAAINLINNNIANINTPGYSKQRLELSQQVTVDSGVNTTISRTQSGAGAVIDNITRNRDAYLDAYFRKETTGLSFYKELNETASLMEDITNELGDTGINQALNEFYNTAHELSINPNDSIIRNNLVQKAKDLCNKFNLTYDRLDDLRSNLVGDATNPATLSTSKIALDVNDLNVKLSALANINKTICDSSSQGAPPNGLLDQRDILLDQIAEYIPITVTQGSNSLVTVSLNGVDLVKNKEQVGFFNVATGTTSDPATLRILDEDNNIVVANANSSITSGKIGAILEMGGSDSSKLNIYNVLTELNTLAREFSREINTIHQGGQYIDTSVSPNQLALVSAAPFDIFVEQDGVDTATYADLTAGNIKVNQDIIDDVFKIAAAGATSAVNETGDGSNALVMAEFRNTKIAALNSSSTESYLNAVVGNLGIQVKSVQDNYESQDTIVQQISSKRESTIGVNLDEELADLIRFQRSFEASAKVLTVVNEAMQRIINLAG